One region of Vanessa tameamea isolate UH-Manoa-2023 chromosome 27, ilVanTame1 primary haplotype, whole genome shotgun sequence genomic DNA includes:
- the LOC113392116 gene encoding serine/threonine-protein kinase Genghis Khan isoform X3: protein MSDEEDSSPDWALAPTNNVPVLGIKRLKQIETMFVSRRLQGPRTQGLSVETLLDMLLVLYDECCNSSLRREKAIADFIQYVKPVATALKRLRLSRDDFELVKVIGRGAFGEVCVVRASFMQGTDSGANSTGTAVSATAGDRVYAMKILNKWEMLKRADTACFQEERDVLVFGDRRWITNLHYAFQDEHNLYLVMDYYCGGDLLTLLSKFEDRLPEDMARFYIAEMVLAVHSVHDLRYVHRDIKPDNVLLDASGHIRLADFGSCLRLGEDGKVQSNVAVGTPDYISPEILRAMEDGQGRYGPECDWWSLGVCMYEMLFGETPFYAESLVETYGKIMNHARCFHCPPPDDHAAQVSEEAKDLIRRLICSSETRLGRNGLQDFKSHPWFAGLDWDSVREMQAPFVPDVSSPTDTSNFDVDDTDIRLSEAVPPPRASTAFSGLHLPFVGFTFTAGSRLCDLGAPAPLSPAKNATKQAPSNASDRAALAALERENALLAQTIAELRADGPAGDDEVTQLKEEISTLSQRNTEMETQLRRFEQLNASIGSQEISSSPQELATRVKELEILINAMNMEKEELVKDKTDSIEKLRLQDKELKDAVTQRKLAMTEYNEVTDKLSELRQQKQKLSRQVRDKEEELEVAMSKIDALRQDIRRADKARRDLEARLDTALAEATKERKLREESLRLQRVEAGEAGGSAADVAKLQADIEALESQYSESLSQQQARFAAELSALREQLHDADARTARLNRELQTSKEKLENRRLEQLNDSEDKQMLINENRKLAKDLDAMADNGRRWQTERRQLELELDELRAKRDSMQHWETQIADIIRWVADEKEARGYLQALATKMTEELDYLKHASAGRGAPSSPAGAGGAGGAGAGGWRNRRSQKLDKMEILTLQSSLHSEIQAKQAVAEELSRTRAELLASQRELMETRQRLDTLAHDMKRKEQHIRDIQAKLDQPHQPSNSFLDRPPSQMSYLEQFLKEAPTERHYDNVASMNNEQKMSPQYRYRNAQYYCNAKLMYGSQQSTAMSGSAESQDEMEPRAASPASCKSSPSEMSTYSLQDPTLGPTVPGKQKVHQFLVRTFSSPTKCNHCTSLMIGLTRQGVVCETCGLAVHTRCCGRVAPRCPLPPERSRRPLGIDPARGQGTAYEGYVKVPKPGGVKKGWMRQFVVVCDFKLFLYDISQDRNALPSVCVSQVLDMRDPEFSVTSVKDSDVIHASKRDIPCIFRISTSQLEGGKRFHTLMLAESESEKTKWVVALSELHRILKRNNLPDKYVYSAACVAEASGAGAGAAAVRGATCACVLEGARVCLGGDFGLALLDLERAELVPRRAHAPVHRLRYVPHEQLLVVIAGRGRNVRLVPIRALECPEAESVKLAEAKGAVDVAVGELNSSAYGFAVVCKRQNSWAVLVYEITRTAARRQRVAELRPTAPVLSVQLLRGRLLLGYRGGLVAHVLRAHHEQPQAPPAALVHPENQVGVFLAHSGARPLVARPAGADWLLVFSALALYVDRAGLRARDTELMYTAHPVYHAINDTHLLIFTTSHIDIYEIDSGEWVQTINLPNARPLDEAGWIVLVGGAGAATFPFSADAAPYLVYLRPLLAPGPLNLELTSYGTNKRRFSVREQSHQAIEAHNRLSERRSRLISAPSNFAHVSHMGPGDGIRSQRLLDLPTTLETADRDHHDHHQMFGSRDSSKRTSPLTISHPTGSYNGSWRARSRDAPQEAPPSPPHRMERSLGGGSCGSGSALERCLTPLSLGSMSSLHDVLKMGTDVGDGAQSEDSSGASPPHPAEP from the exons TTCTAGGTATAAAGAGGTTAAAGCAGATAGAGACGATGTTCGTCTCGCGACGTCTGCAAGGACCGAGAACTCAAGGTCTGAGCGTTGAGACGCTCCTGGACATGCTGCTGGTGCTGTACGATGAGTGCTGTAACAGCAGCCTGAGGCGGGAGAAGGCGATAGCTGACTTTATACAATATG tTAAACCGGTGGCCACAGCTCTGAAGCGTTTACGGTTATCTCGGGACGACTTCGAGCTCGTGAAGGTGATAGGACGAGGGGCCTTCGGGGAGGTTTGCGTCGTTCGAGCGTCTTTTATGCAG GGCACTGACAGTGGAGCTAATTCAACGGGAACTGCAGTGTCTGCTACAGCGGGGGATAGGGTGTATGCTATGAAGATTTTGAACAAATGGGAAATGCTTAAG AGAGCAGACACGGCGTGTTTCCAAGAAGAACGGGACGTGCTCGTATTTGGTGACAGGAGATGGATCACCAACTTGCACTACGCTTTTCAGGATGAACATAATTTG TACCTGGTGATGGACTACTACTGCGGCGGAGACCTGCTGACCCTGCTGTCCAAGTTCGAAGACCGTCTGCCCGAGGACATGGCGCGCTTCTACATCGCGGAGATGGTGCTCGCCGTGCACAGTGTACACGACCTGCGATATGTGCACCG AGACATAAAGCCAGATAATGTGTTGCTTGATGCGAGTGGTCACATACGATTAGCGGATTTCGGGTCCTGTCTACGATTGGGAGAGGATGGCAAG GTACAAAGTAATGTAGCCGTTGGTACGCCCGATTATATATCGCCTGAAATTCTAAGG GCGATGGAAGATGGTCAAGGGCGCTATGGTCCGGAATGTGATTGGTGGTCACTCG GCGTGTGCATGTACGAGATGCTGTTCGGCGAGACGCCGTTCTACGCGGAGTCGTTGGTGGAGACGTACGGGAAGATCATGAACCACGCGCGCTGCTTCCACTGCCCGCCGCCCGACGACCACGCCGCGCAG GTATCTGAAGAAGCGAAGGATCTCATACGAAGGTTGATATGTTCCTCTGAAACTAGATTAGGTCGAAATGGATTGCAAGATTTCAAG AGTCACCCGTGGTTCGCTGGTTTGGATTGGGACAGCGTCAGAGAGATGCAGGCTCCCTTCGTACCGGACGTGTCCAGCCCAACGGATACGTCGAACTTTGACGTCGACGACACTGACATACG GCTGTCGGAGGCGGTGCCGCCGCCGCGCGCGTCCACGGCCTTCTCGGGGCTGCACCTGCCCTTCGTGGGGTTCACGTTCACGGCCGGCTCGCGCCTCTGCGACCTGGGCGCGCCCGCGCCGCTCAGCCCCGCCAAGAACGCCACCAAGCAG GCGCCGTCCAACGCGAGCGACCGCgcggcgctggcggcgctgGAGCGGGAGAACGCGCTGCTGGCGCAGACCATCGCCGAGCTGCGCGCCGACGGGCCCGCCGGCGACG ACGAAGTAACACAACTTAAAGAGGAAATATCAACGCTCTCGCAAAGGAACACCGAAATGGAGACACAATTACGGCGTTTCGAACAACTAAACGCATCGATTGGTTCTCag gaaatatcATCATCGCCCCAAGAATTAGCGACACGCGTCAAAGAGTTGGAGATCTTGATTAACGCAATGAATATGGAAAAAGAGGAACTCGTTAAAGATAAGACTGATTCCATCGAGAAGCTACGGTTACAG GATAAAGAATTAAAAGATGCGGTCACACAACGAAAGCTCGCCATGACCGAGTACAACGAAGTGACGGATAAATTGTCCGAGTTGAGGCAGCAGAAACAGAAATTATCACGACAG GTACGCGATAAGGAAGAAGAGCTGGAAGTAGCGATGAGCAAGATCGACGCGCTGCGGCAAGACATCCGGCGAGCGGACAAGGCGCGCCGCGACCTGGAGGCGCGCCTCGACACCGCGCTCGCGGAGGCCACCAAG GAACGCAAGCTGCGCGAGGAGAGCCTGCGGCTGCAGCGCGTGGAGGCGGGCGAGGCGGGCGGCTCGGCCGCGGACGTCGCCAAGCTGCAGGCTGACATCGAGGCGCtcgaa TCGCAGTACTCGGAGTCGCTGTCGCAGCAGCAGGCGCGCTTCGCGGCCGAGCTGTCGGCGCTGCGCGAGCAGCTGCACGACGCCGACGCGCGCACCGCGCGCCTCAACCGGGAG TTGCAAACGTCGAAGGAGAAGTTAGAAAACCGTCGTTTGGAACAGCTGAATGATAGTGAGGACAAACAGATGCTCATCAATGAGAACAGGAAACTCGCGAAGGATCTCGATgcg ATGGCAGATAATGGTAGAAGATGGCAAACCGAGAGGCGACAACTGGAACTGGAGTTAGACGAGTTACGCGCCAAACGCGATTCTATGCAGCACTGGGAGACTCAG atTGCTGATATAATTCGCTGGGTGGCTGACGAGAAAGAGGCTCGAGGGTATCTACAGGCACTCGCTACGAAAATGACCGAAGAATTAGATTATCTTAAGCatg CGAGCGCGGGGCGCGGCGCGCCGTCGTCgccggcgggcgcgggcggcgcggggggcgcgggcgcgggcggctgGCGCAACCGCCGCTCGCAGAAGCTGGACAAGATGGAGATCCTCACGCTGCAGTCGTCGCTGCACTCCGAGATCCAGGCCAAGCAGGCCGTGGCCGAGGAGCTCAGCCGCACGCGCGCCGAGCTGCTCGCCAGCCAGAG GGAACTGATGGAGACCCGTCAGCGTCTCGACACGCTCGCTCACGACATGAAGCGCAAGGAACAGCACATACGAGACATACAAGCGAAGCTCGACCAGCCCCATCAGCCGTCCAACTCCT TCCTCGATCGTCCGCCGTCACAGATGAGCTACTTGGAGCAATTCTTGAAGGAAGCGCCAACGGAGAGGCATTATGATAATGTAGCTTCTATGAACAATGAGCAGAAG ATGTCGCCGCAATACCGTTACAGAAATGCCCAGTATTATTGCAATGCAaag TTGATGTACGGCTCGCAGCAGTCGACGGCGATGAGCGGCTCCGCGGAGTCCCAGGACGAGATGGAGCCGCGCGCCGCCTCGCCCGCCTCCTGCAAGAGCTCGCCCAGCGAGATGTCCACT tACTCGTTACAAGATCCGACGCTCGGCCCGACCGTGCCCGGAAAGCAGAAGGTTCACCAGTTCCTAGTGAGGACTTTCAGTAGTCCCACAAAGTGCAACCACTGTACGTCGCTAATG atCGGGCTGACGCGGCAGGGCGTGGTGTGCGAGACGTGCGGGCTGGCCGTGCACACGCGCTGCTGCGGGCGCGTGGCGCCGCGCTGCCCGCTGCCGCCCGAGCGCTCGCGCCGCCCGCTCGGCATCGACCCCGCGCGCGGACAGGGCACCGCCTACGAGGGCTACGTCAAG gTTCCGAAGCCAGGTGGCGTGAAGAAAGGTTGGATGCGTCAGTTCGTCGTGGTCTGCGACTTCAAATTGTTCCTATACGACATATCTCAAGATAG aAACGCGTTACCGTCGGTGTGTGTGAGTCAAGTATTAGACATGCGGGATCCAGAGTTCAGTGTGACGTCGGTTAAGGACTCTGACGTCATTCATGCGAGCAAGCGTGACATACCGTGCATATTTAGG ATATCAACGTCTCAACTCGAAGGCGGGAAGAGATTCCATACGCTGATGTTAGCCGAGTCAGAGTCCGAAAAGACGAAATGGGTGGTCGCACTCAGCGAGCTACACAGGATATTGAAGAGAAACAATTTACCTGACAAATAT GTGTACAGCGCGGCGTGCGTGGCGGAGGcgagcggcgcgggcgcgggcgcggcggccgTGCGCGGCGCCACGTGCGCGTGCGTGCTGGAGGGCGCGCGCGTGTGCCTGGGGGGGGACTTCGGCCTGGCGCTGCTGGACCTGGAGCGCGCCGAGCTCGTGCCGCGCCGCGCGCACGCGCCCGTGCACCGCCTGCGCTACGTGCCGCACGAGCAGTTGCTGG TGGTAATCGCCGGTCGAGGTCGAAACGTGCGTCTCGTGCCTATCAGAGCGTTGGAGTGTCCCGAGGCGGAGAGCGTGAAGCTGGCCGAGGCGAAAGGCGCAGTGGACGTCGCCGTCGGTGAGCTCAACTCGTCGGCATACGGATTCGCCGTTGTGTGTAAACGTCAG AACTCGTGGGCCGTGCTGGTGTACGAGATCACGCGCACGGCGGCGCGGCGGCAGCGCGTGGCCGAGCTGCGGCCCACGGCGCCCGTGCTGAGCGTGCAGCTGCTGCGCGGCCGCCTGCTGCTGGGCTACCGCGGCGGGCTGGTGGCGCACGTGCTGCGCGCGCACCACGAGCAGCCGCaggcgccgcccgccgcgctcgTGCACCCCGAGAACCAGGTGGGCGTGTTCCTGGCGCACTCGGGGGCGCGGCCGCTGGTGGCGCGGCCGGCGGGCGCCGACTGGCTGCTGGTGTTCAGCGCGCTGGCGCTCTACGTGGACCGCGCCGGCCTGCGCGCGCGCGACACCGAGCTCATGTACACGGCGCACCCCGTCTACCACG CCATCAACGATACACATCTACtaatatttacgacatcacacaTCGACATCTACGAGATCGACTCCGGAGAGTGGGTGCAGACTATTAATTTAC CCAACGCGCGGCCGCTGGACGAGGCGGGCTGGATCGTGCTGGTGGGCGGCGCGGGGGCGGCCACCTTCCCCTTCTCGGCCGACGCCGCGCCCTACCTCGTGTACCTGCGCCCGCTGCTCGCGC CCGGTCCTCTAAATCTAGAGTTGACGTCGTACGGAACGAATAAGCGTCGTTTCTCGGTGCGGGAACAATCACACCAAGCGATAGAGGCTCATAACAGATT GTCGGAGCGGCGCTCGCGGCTGATCTCGGCGCCGTCCAACTTCGCGCACGTGTCGCACATGGGGCCGGGCGACGGCATCCGCTCGCAGCGCCTGCTCGACCTGCCCACCACGCTCGAGACCGCCGACCGCGACCACCACGACCACCATCAG ATGTTCGGCAGCCGAGACAGCAGCAAGCGGACGTCGCCGCTGACGATATCTCACCCCACCGGCTCTTACAACG GCTCGTGGCGGGCGCGCTCGCGGGACGCGCCGCAGGAGGCGCCGCCCTCGCCGCCGCACCGCATGGAGCG GTCCCTGGGCGGCGGCTCGTGCGGCAGCGGGTCGGCCCTGGAGCGCTGCCTGACGCCGCTCAGCCTCGGCAGCATGAGCTCGCTGCACGACGTGCTCAAG ATGGGGACGGATGTGGGCGATGGGGCGCAGTCCGAGGACAGCAGCGGAGCCTCCCCGCCGCATCCGGCGGAGCCCTGA
- the LOC113392116 gene encoding serine/threonine-protein kinase Genghis Khan isoform X1: MSDEEDSSPDWALAPTNNVPVLGIKRLKQIETMFVSRRLQGPRTQGLSVETLLDMLLVLYDECCNSSLRREKAIADFIQYVKPVATALKRLRLSRDDFELVKVIGRGAFGEVCVVRASFMQGTDSGANSTGTAVSATAGDRVYAMKILNKWEMLKRADTACFQEERDVLVFGDRRWITNLHYAFQDEHNLYLVMDYYCGGDLLTLLSKFEDRLPEDMARFYIAEMVLAVHSVHDLRYVHRDIKPDNVLLDASGHIRLADFGSCLRLGEDGKVQSNVAVGTPDYISPEILRAMEDGQGRYGPECDWWSLGVCMYEMLFGETPFYAESLVETYGKIMNHARCFHCPPPDDHAAQVSEEAKDLIRRLICSSETRLGRNGLQDFKSHPWFAGLDWDSVREMQAPFVPDVSSPTDTSNFDVDDTDIRLSEAVPPPRASTAFSGLHLPFVGFTFTAGSRLCDLGAPAPLSPAKNATKQAPSNASDRAALAALERENALLAQTIAELRADGPAGDDEVTQLKEEISTLSQRNTEMETQLRRFEQLNASIGSQEISSSPQELATRVKELEILINAMNMEKEELVKDKTDSIEKLRLQDKELKDAVTQRKLAMTEYNEVTDKLSELRQQKQKLSRQVRDKEEELEVAMSKIDALRQDIRRADKARRDLEARLDTALAEATKERKLREESLRLQRVEAGEAGGSAADVAKLQADIEALESQYSESLSQQQARFAAELSALREQLHDADARTARLNRELQTSKEKLENRRLEQLNDSEDKQMLINENRKLAKDLDAMADNGRRWQTERRQLELELDELRAKRDSMQHWETQIADIIRWVADEKEARGYLQALATKMTEELDYLKHASAGRGAPSSPAGAGGAGGAGAGGWRNRRSQKLDKMEILTLQSSLHSEIQAKQAVAEELSRTRAELLASQRELMETRQRLDTLAHDMKRKEQHIRDIQAKLDQPHQPSNSSRQGSAKSSSYWSGKEENVLDRPPSQMSYLEQFLKEAPTERHYDNVASMNNEQKMSPQYRYRNAQYYCNAKLMYGSQQSTAMSGSAESQDEMEPRAASPASCKSSPSEMSTYSLQDPTLGPTVPGKQKVHQFLVRTFSSPTKCNHCTSLMIGLTRQGVVCETCGLAVHTRCCGRVAPRCPLPPERSRRPLGIDPARGQGTAYEGYVKVPKPGGVKKGWMRQFVVVCDFKLFLYDISQDRNALPSVCVSQVLDMRDPEFSVTSVKDSDVIHASKRDIPCIFRISTSQLEGGKRFHTLMLAESESEKTKWVVALSELHRILKRNNLPDKYVYSAACVAEASGAGAGAAAVRGATCACVLEGARVCLGGDFGLALLDLERAELVPRRAHAPVHRLRYVPHEQLLVVIAGRGRNVRLVPIRALECPEAESVKLAEAKGAVDVAVGELNSSAYGFAVVCKRQNSWAVLVYEITRTAARRQRVAELRPTAPVLSVQLLRGRLLLGYRGGLVAHVLRAHHEQPQAPPAALVHPENQVGVFLAHSGARPLVARPAGADWLLVFSALALYVDRAGLRARDTELMYTAHPVYHAINDTHLLIFTTSHIDIYEIDSGEWVQTINLPNARPLDEAGWIVLVGGAGAATFPFSADAAPYLVYLRPLLAPGPLNLELTSYGTNKRRFSVREQSHQAIEAHNRLSERRSRLISAPSNFAHVSHMGPGDGIRSQRLLDLPTTLETADRDHHDHHQMFGSRDSSKRTSPLTISHPTGSYNGSWRARSRDAPQEAPPSPPHRMERSLGGGSCGSGSALERCLTPLSLGSMSSLHDVLKMGTDVGDGAQSEDSSGASPPHPAEP, encoded by the exons TTCTAGGTATAAAGAGGTTAAAGCAGATAGAGACGATGTTCGTCTCGCGACGTCTGCAAGGACCGAGAACTCAAGGTCTGAGCGTTGAGACGCTCCTGGACATGCTGCTGGTGCTGTACGATGAGTGCTGTAACAGCAGCCTGAGGCGGGAGAAGGCGATAGCTGACTTTATACAATATG tTAAACCGGTGGCCACAGCTCTGAAGCGTTTACGGTTATCTCGGGACGACTTCGAGCTCGTGAAGGTGATAGGACGAGGGGCCTTCGGGGAGGTTTGCGTCGTTCGAGCGTCTTTTATGCAG GGCACTGACAGTGGAGCTAATTCAACGGGAACTGCAGTGTCTGCTACAGCGGGGGATAGGGTGTATGCTATGAAGATTTTGAACAAATGGGAAATGCTTAAG AGAGCAGACACGGCGTGTTTCCAAGAAGAACGGGACGTGCTCGTATTTGGTGACAGGAGATGGATCACCAACTTGCACTACGCTTTTCAGGATGAACATAATTTG TACCTGGTGATGGACTACTACTGCGGCGGAGACCTGCTGACCCTGCTGTCCAAGTTCGAAGACCGTCTGCCCGAGGACATGGCGCGCTTCTACATCGCGGAGATGGTGCTCGCCGTGCACAGTGTACACGACCTGCGATATGTGCACCG AGACATAAAGCCAGATAATGTGTTGCTTGATGCGAGTGGTCACATACGATTAGCGGATTTCGGGTCCTGTCTACGATTGGGAGAGGATGGCAAG GTACAAAGTAATGTAGCCGTTGGTACGCCCGATTATATATCGCCTGAAATTCTAAGG GCGATGGAAGATGGTCAAGGGCGCTATGGTCCGGAATGTGATTGGTGGTCACTCG GCGTGTGCATGTACGAGATGCTGTTCGGCGAGACGCCGTTCTACGCGGAGTCGTTGGTGGAGACGTACGGGAAGATCATGAACCACGCGCGCTGCTTCCACTGCCCGCCGCCCGACGACCACGCCGCGCAG GTATCTGAAGAAGCGAAGGATCTCATACGAAGGTTGATATGTTCCTCTGAAACTAGATTAGGTCGAAATGGATTGCAAGATTTCAAG AGTCACCCGTGGTTCGCTGGTTTGGATTGGGACAGCGTCAGAGAGATGCAGGCTCCCTTCGTACCGGACGTGTCCAGCCCAACGGATACGTCGAACTTTGACGTCGACGACACTGACATACG GCTGTCGGAGGCGGTGCCGCCGCCGCGCGCGTCCACGGCCTTCTCGGGGCTGCACCTGCCCTTCGTGGGGTTCACGTTCACGGCCGGCTCGCGCCTCTGCGACCTGGGCGCGCCCGCGCCGCTCAGCCCCGCCAAGAACGCCACCAAGCAG GCGCCGTCCAACGCGAGCGACCGCgcggcgctggcggcgctgGAGCGGGAGAACGCGCTGCTGGCGCAGACCATCGCCGAGCTGCGCGCCGACGGGCCCGCCGGCGACG ACGAAGTAACACAACTTAAAGAGGAAATATCAACGCTCTCGCAAAGGAACACCGAAATGGAGACACAATTACGGCGTTTCGAACAACTAAACGCATCGATTGGTTCTCag gaaatatcATCATCGCCCCAAGAATTAGCGACACGCGTCAAAGAGTTGGAGATCTTGATTAACGCAATGAATATGGAAAAAGAGGAACTCGTTAAAGATAAGACTGATTCCATCGAGAAGCTACGGTTACAG GATAAAGAATTAAAAGATGCGGTCACACAACGAAAGCTCGCCATGACCGAGTACAACGAAGTGACGGATAAATTGTCCGAGTTGAGGCAGCAGAAACAGAAATTATCACGACAG GTACGCGATAAGGAAGAAGAGCTGGAAGTAGCGATGAGCAAGATCGACGCGCTGCGGCAAGACATCCGGCGAGCGGACAAGGCGCGCCGCGACCTGGAGGCGCGCCTCGACACCGCGCTCGCGGAGGCCACCAAG GAACGCAAGCTGCGCGAGGAGAGCCTGCGGCTGCAGCGCGTGGAGGCGGGCGAGGCGGGCGGCTCGGCCGCGGACGTCGCCAAGCTGCAGGCTGACATCGAGGCGCtcgaa TCGCAGTACTCGGAGTCGCTGTCGCAGCAGCAGGCGCGCTTCGCGGCCGAGCTGTCGGCGCTGCGCGAGCAGCTGCACGACGCCGACGCGCGCACCGCGCGCCTCAACCGGGAG TTGCAAACGTCGAAGGAGAAGTTAGAAAACCGTCGTTTGGAACAGCTGAATGATAGTGAGGACAAACAGATGCTCATCAATGAGAACAGGAAACTCGCGAAGGATCTCGATgcg ATGGCAGATAATGGTAGAAGATGGCAAACCGAGAGGCGACAACTGGAACTGGAGTTAGACGAGTTACGCGCCAAACGCGATTCTATGCAGCACTGGGAGACTCAG atTGCTGATATAATTCGCTGGGTGGCTGACGAGAAAGAGGCTCGAGGGTATCTACAGGCACTCGCTACGAAAATGACCGAAGAATTAGATTATCTTAAGCatg CGAGCGCGGGGCGCGGCGCGCCGTCGTCgccggcgggcgcgggcggcgcggggggcgcgggcgcgggcggctgGCGCAACCGCCGCTCGCAGAAGCTGGACAAGATGGAGATCCTCACGCTGCAGTCGTCGCTGCACTCCGAGATCCAGGCCAAGCAGGCCGTGGCCGAGGAGCTCAGCCGCACGCGCGCCGAGCTGCTCGCCAGCCAGAG GGAACTGATGGAGACCCGTCAGCGTCTCGACACGCTCGCTCACGACATGAAGCGCAAGGAACAGCACATACGAGACATACAAGCGAAGCTCGACCAGCCCCATCAGCCGTCCAACTCCT CGAGGCAGGGCTCGGCTAAATCGTCGAGCTACTGGAGCGGTAAAGAAGAGAACG TCCTCGATCGTCCGCCGTCACAGATGAGCTACTTGGAGCAATTCTTGAAGGAAGCGCCAACGGAGAGGCATTATGATAATGTAGCTTCTATGAACAATGAGCAGAAG ATGTCGCCGCAATACCGTTACAGAAATGCCCAGTATTATTGCAATGCAaag TTGATGTACGGCTCGCAGCAGTCGACGGCGATGAGCGGCTCCGCGGAGTCCCAGGACGAGATGGAGCCGCGCGCCGCCTCGCCCGCCTCCTGCAAGAGCTCGCCCAGCGAGATGTCCACT tACTCGTTACAAGATCCGACGCTCGGCCCGACCGTGCCCGGAAAGCAGAAGGTTCACCAGTTCCTAGTGAGGACTTTCAGTAGTCCCACAAAGTGCAACCACTGTACGTCGCTAATG atCGGGCTGACGCGGCAGGGCGTGGTGTGCGAGACGTGCGGGCTGGCCGTGCACACGCGCTGCTGCGGGCGCGTGGCGCCGCGCTGCCCGCTGCCGCCCGAGCGCTCGCGCCGCCCGCTCGGCATCGACCCCGCGCGCGGACAGGGCACCGCCTACGAGGGCTACGTCAAG gTTCCGAAGCCAGGTGGCGTGAAGAAAGGTTGGATGCGTCAGTTCGTCGTGGTCTGCGACTTCAAATTGTTCCTATACGACATATCTCAAGATAG aAACGCGTTACCGTCGGTGTGTGTGAGTCAAGTATTAGACATGCGGGATCCAGAGTTCAGTGTGACGTCGGTTAAGGACTCTGACGTCATTCATGCGAGCAAGCGTGACATACCGTGCATATTTAGG ATATCAACGTCTCAACTCGAAGGCGGGAAGAGATTCCATACGCTGATGTTAGCCGAGTCAGAGTCCGAAAAGACGAAATGGGTGGTCGCACTCAGCGAGCTACACAGGATATTGAAGAGAAACAATTTACCTGACAAATAT GTGTACAGCGCGGCGTGCGTGGCGGAGGcgagcggcgcgggcgcgggcgcggcggccgTGCGCGGCGCCACGTGCGCGTGCGTGCTGGAGGGCGCGCGCGTGTGCCTGGGGGGGGACTTCGGCCTGGCGCTGCTGGACCTGGAGCGCGCCGAGCTCGTGCCGCGCCGCGCGCACGCGCCCGTGCACCGCCTGCGCTACGTGCCGCACGAGCAGTTGCTGG TGGTAATCGCCGGTCGAGGTCGAAACGTGCGTCTCGTGCCTATCAGAGCGTTGGAGTGTCCCGAGGCGGAGAGCGTGAAGCTGGCCGAGGCGAAAGGCGCAGTGGACGTCGCCGTCGGTGAGCTCAACTCGTCGGCATACGGATTCGCCGTTGTGTGTAAACGTCAG AACTCGTGGGCCGTGCTGGTGTACGAGATCACGCGCACGGCGGCGCGGCGGCAGCGCGTGGCCGAGCTGCGGCCCACGGCGCCCGTGCTGAGCGTGCAGCTGCTGCGCGGCCGCCTGCTGCTGGGCTACCGCGGCGGGCTGGTGGCGCACGTGCTGCGCGCGCACCACGAGCAGCCGCaggcgccgcccgccgcgctcgTGCACCCCGAGAACCAGGTGGGCGTGTTCCTGGCGCACTCGGGGGCGCGGCCGCTGGTGGCGCGGCCGGCGGGCGCCGACTGGCTGCTGGTGTTCAGCGCGCTGGCGCTCTACGTGGACCGCGCCGGCCTGCGCGCGCGCGACACCGAGCTCATGTACACGGCGCACCCCGTCTACCACG CCATCAACGATACACATCTACtaatatttacgacatcacacaTCGACATCTACGAGATCGACTCCGGAGAGTGGGTGCAGACTATTAATTTAC CCAACGCGCGGCCGCTGGACGAGGCGGGCTGGATCGTGCTGGTGGGCGGCGCGGGGGCGGCCACCTTCCCCTTCTCGGCCGACGCCGCGCCCTACCTCGTGTACCTGCGCCCGCTGCTCGCGC CCGGTCCTCTAAATCTAGAGTTGACGTCGTACGGAACGAATAAGCGTCGTTTCTCGGTGCGGGAACAATCACACCAAGCGATAGAGGCTCATAACAGATT GTCGGAGCGGCGCTCGCGGCTGATCTCGGCGCCGTCCAACTTCGCGCACGTGTCGCACATGGGGCCGGGCGACGGCATCCGCTCGCAGCGCCTGCTCGACCTGCCCACCACGCTCGAGACCGCCGACCGCGACCACCACGACCACCATCAG ATGTTCGGCAGCCGAGACAGCAGCAAGCGGACGTCGCCGCTGACGATATCTCACCCCACCGGCTCTTACAACG GCTCGTGGCGGGCGCGCTCGCGGGACGCGCCGCAGGAGGCGCCGCCCTCGCCGCCGCACCGCATGGAGCG GTCCCTGGGCGGCGGCTCGTGCGGCAGCGGGTCGGCCCTGGAGCGCTGCCTGACGCCGCTCAGCCTCGGCAGCATGAGCTCGCTGCACGACGTGCTCAAG ATGGGGACGGATGTGGGCGATGGGGCGCAGTCCGAGGACAGCAGCGGAGCCTCCCCGCCGCATCCGGCGGAGCCCTGA